In Parageobacillus sp. KH3-4, the genomic window GCTTCCTTGATTGATTGTAAAATGTTCATCGCTTCTGTCGTCAATTCAGAAACCGAAGCATAGACTTCTCCGGATATGCCGGAAAGTTCTTGCGCTGTCGCTTGCAATTGCAGTTTGAGATCATTTTTTGCTTGTTCCATCTGCATTCGGATTTTTTCATTCACTTTTTCATATTGTTCTAAAACAAGCTGTTGTTCAAAATTTAAAATTTTTGTGATCGATTTTACTGCTTCGATCAACAATAAAGGATCATCGAGATGTGGAACGATTGCTTCGATAAGCGATAGCTGAAGCTGCTGAAATGCGCACATATACCATTTTGGCAGCAGACCAATCTTTAAATGCGTGACCGCAATGCGCGTACGTTTTTCAATAAATGCTTCATCGATGCGCCCTTCAAACATTTCAATCACATGCGTAGTAAGCGTCTGTTTTAGACGTTCAATCGAACTGTGCTGATGGATAATTTGAAATAAAGATGGTTCTTTCTCTAACGTTTCATAAAAGCGTCCGACAATCCAATCAATTTTTTCTTCCACCCACGGTTTTAACTGTGCCAATATGGTTAAATCGCGATGCGTTAGCTCAATCATTTCCAATTGCGTATTAATGACCGCATCTTTTGTCCGGACAGGCTTTCGTTCGCTTGGCAGTTCAAACGCTGTTTTATGAGAAGAATTGCTTTCTGTTTTAATCCAAAGAGAAAAATTCATCGGAAGTCTCTCCTTTTTCTTCACAATATTACAATAATTCATCTTAATGAAGATAGAAAAAAAGTAGAATAAGAAATTAATCCTATTTATGAAAATGAATAATCGTGAGCCGATCTCCTCATAAAGTGTGATCTCCTTCGGCAACTGTCCTTTGTTTAAATCCATTAATTCTGCAAGTTTAGTTTATAAAATAAAATTTATTAGATTATCCAAAGAGATTACGTGGAAAAAGAGGCAGCAAAAAGATGTTTTATTTTCCAGAGATTTAAGTTTGCTGAACTCGGAGTGGTGTTTGGAGAACATTCATTTATAATGATTTAGCCTCATCTCCAATGCGCCAATAAACTCATAAAGCGAATGGACAGAATTAAGAAAGGGAATAAAAATGAGGAAAATTTCGTTTAAATTAGGGTTATTATTTTTTCTGTTTGTATTAGGAATAGAGGCGATTTTATTTGCGTCACTATATGTTACTCTGGTTCATTCTCGAATTAATGAGGAATTTGAACAGCTGTTAGCAAGAGGAAACAGCCACCGCGATGTGTTAGAAAAAAATTATGATCCTTCTACGTTAGAACATGTCACCATGATGGAGTCTGAAGCGGAGACGGACGTCGTTATTACAGATGACAAGGGGAAGATCTTGTATTTTTCGGATCATATTTTACCGTTTGCTAAAAAAATCATAAAAAAAGCAAATAAACAAATTCCCGATGACGGGATGATCGTGCAAAAAAATTGGCAAAAAGCGTCGCATATTTCAACGGTAAGCCCGATTCGAATTGACGGCAAGATCAAAGGGTATGTCTATATGTTCCAAAACACGGATTCCATCCAAAATATGATTGATAAGTTAAAGCATCATTTCATGATGGTCGGAATTCTTTCGGTATTTTTAACGATTATTACGATCGCCCTCTTATCAAGAGTCATTACCATTCCGCTTATTCGCATGAAAGAGGCGACTGAAAAATTGAGTAAAGGGGATTTTTCTGTTCATTTGCAAGTAAAAGGGGAAGATGAATTAGCGGAGCTGGGGAAAGCCATTCAAACATTGGCGAGGGATTTAGAATACTTAAAAAAAGAGAGAAACGAATTTCTTGCCAGCATTTCTCATGAGCTTCGCACCCCTCTCACTTATGTAAAAGGGTATGCGGACATCGCTAGGAGACCAAATATGGAGGAAGAAGAGAGAAATCGGTATTTGTCCATTATCTACGAAGAAGCAGAGCATATGCAAAAGCTGGTGAAGGATCTTTTTGAATTGGCGAAGATGGATCAACATTCCTTTCAAATCCATAAGGAGCCGACAAATTTATATGCTTTCTTGAAAAAATTGCATGACAAAATGCATCCTGCGTTTCAAGCAAACAAAATGTCACTTGTATATCGATGTGAAAAAAGCATTACCGTCCATATCGACCAAAAACGTTTTGAACAAGTGATGATGAATTTGTTGGACAATGCTTTAAAATATTCCGATCAAGGTTCCACCGTCTCTATCGATGTAAGAGCGGAGAAAAACAACATTGTGATGATTGTTTCCGACGAAGGCAGAGGGATCCCTGAAGAGGATTTGCCGCATATTTTTGAGCGTTTTTACCGAGTGGATAAATCAAGATCAAGAACCAGCGGCGGAACAGGACTGGGGCTGGCCATCGCCAAGGAAATTGTGGAAGCGCACGGAGGCTCGATTTACGCCGCCAGTGAATATGGAAAAGGAACAAACATAATCATTACATTGCCGGAGGGATGAGCATGTACACGATTTTGCTCGTTGACGACGAAAAACGAATGTTAGAGTTACTGGATCTTTATCTTTCGCCGAAAGGATATCATTGTGTCAAGTGCGAGTCCGGTTGGGCAGCGCTGCAGTACTTAGAAAATCACAAAGCGGATTTGGTCTTGCTGGACATTATGATGCCGGAACTGGATGGTTGGGAAACGTGTAAACGAATTAGAGAATTTTCCGATGTCCCTATTATTATGGTGACTGCAAGAGATCAAACGTTAGATATCGTCAAAGGGCTCAATATCGGGGCGGATGATTACATCACCAAACCGTTTGACGAAGCCGAGCTTCTTGCCCGCATCGAAGCAGTGTTGCGCCGTTCGGTGGGGAAACGATCGAAAATAGAATTTCAAGGGTTAGTGTGGGATGAAGATGAACATAAAGCCCACTATCAAAACGAACCGATTTTTCTAACGCCAAAAGAGTTTGCCATATTAGGGCTGTTTTTGAAGCATCCAAACAGAGTGTTCAGCAGAGAACAAATCATCGTGTCTTTATGGGGCTATAACGCAAACACAGAAGAGCGCACCATAGACTCTCATGTCAAAAATATCAGAGAAAAGCTGAGACAAGTTGGATTTCCGATCGATCAATTTCTGCAAACCGTTTGGGGAGTAGGATATAAATGGGAGGCATAAGGGAAGAAGAGGGCAAAAAAGGGAAAATCATTGCACTACTCCATAATTATTTGTGTAAAAGCATGTTCAGTTTAAGTTGGATGACCTGCTGATGAGGAATGAACATGGAACTGTGATGAGCTTGCTTAGCGTCGCTTATGGTTTTGAAGTTAGAAAACGAAAACATCGATAATGCAGTACAAGAAATGATTTCAAGAACCGGGAGGGCAAAACTGCATATATTTGCCGCCAGAAAACGTTCATGACGGAAAAAAGGCAAGCGCAGAAAAAATTCCCCTCCAAGTTTTATTTGGAGGGGGAAACGTTATTCAGGATGATTGGTTGTGTCATTCGGATTTGGTGCATAATCCGATTTGTAATCTTTGTATTTTACTTCTGTGACCATTCCGGCTGAGGCGTGGTGCAAGTCATGGCAATGGA contains:
- a CDS encoding globin-coupled sensor protein produces the protein MNFSLWIKTESNSSHKTAFELPSERKPVRTKDAVINTQLEMIELTHRDLTILAQLKPWVEEKIDWIVGRFYETLEKEPSLFQIIHQHSSIERLKQTLTTHVIEMFEGRIDEAFIEKRTRIAVTHLKIGLLPKWYMCAFQQLQLSLIEAIVPHLDDPLLLIEAVKSITKILNFEQQLVLEQYEKVNEKIRMQMEQAKNDLKLQLQATAQELSGISGEVYASVSELTTEAMNILQSIKEASSISEKSERHSAEGQEKLQKQLSEIRHIQTMMKEIDAEINSLQQSARDIAGINSIVTEIADQTNMLSLNASIEAARAGEHGKGFAVVADEVRKLAFQTKKSVADVTSILDDLNRKVKAISESINSAHALIDRGTSDMEKIHQFFETLSQSLQQIRTQNQRIREKMKRYVDVVTDINDATNNVAVSAERLEQLTNGL
- a CDS encoding ATP-binding protein — translated: MRKISFKLGLLFFLFVLGIEAILFASLYVTLVHSRINEEFEQLLARGNSHRDVLEKNYDPSTLEHVTMMESEAETDVVITDDKGKILYFSDHILPFAKKIIKKANKQIPDDGMIVQKNWQKASHISTVSPIRIDGKIKGYVYMFQNTDSIQNMIDKLKHHFMMVGILSVFLTIITIALLSRVITIPLIRMKEATEKLSKGDFSVHLQVKGEDELAELGKAIQTLARDLEYLKKERNEFLASISHELRTPLTYVKGYADIARRPNMEEEERNRYLSIIYEEAEHMQKLVKDLFELAKMDQHSFQIHKEPTNLYAFLKKLHDKMHPAFQANKMSLVYRCEKSITVHIDQKRFEQVMMNLLDNALKYSDQGSTVSIDVRAEKNNIVMIVSDEGRGIPEEDLPHIFERFYRVDKSRSRTSGGTGLGLAIAKEIVEAHGGSIYAASEYGKGTNIIITLPEG
- a CDS encoding response regulator transcription factor; this encodes MYTILLVDDEKRMLELLDLYLSPKGYHCVKCESGWAALQYLENHKADLVLLDIMMPELDGWETCKRIREFSDVPIIMVTARDQTLDIVKGLNIGADDYITKPFDEAELLARIEAVLRRSVGKRSKIEFQGLVWDEDEHKAHYQNEPIFLTPKEFAILGLFLKHPNRVFSREQIIVSLWGYNANTEERTIDSHVKNIREKLRQVGFPIDQFLQTVWGVGYKWEA